DNA from Candidatus Zixiibacteriota bacterium:
TTGGTATCGCTGAACTGAGTAGTCGTCAGACGATAGAAGTAAACACCACTGGCCGCCGTACCACCTCGGTCGCTCTTGCCGCCCCAGGTGACCTCATGCTTACCCGCTTCAAGACGGGCGTTGACGATTGTCGCCACCCGTTGACCCAGCATGTTGAAGACATCCAGCCGAACCTCGGACGACTTCGGCAAACTGAAGGCAATCGTCGTCGACGGGTTGAACGGGTTGGGGTAGTTGTCACCCAGATCGTATTCATCCGGTAACGCCTCTTCTTCAACCGCGCTCAAATAGACGGCTCGACCTGCAGCATCCACGGCCATGGCAGAGGTTACGTCATAGCGACCGTCAAGCATTAGCAGGACTTGCTCACCGGAAGCTATCAACTCACCGCCGTCGAGATCGAGGATACCTATGCGCACCTCACGTTCGTCGAAACCGGCCACCATATCGACATGATCGTCGATCAGTTTTTCAACCTGCAGGGCGCCATCGCCGAGCAGATCAAACTGCAGACCACGGATTGCAACCTCGGAATCGAGACGAATCGTGGTCTTTTCACCATCGTAGGTGAACTTAAGGGCGCTCTCTTCACTAATCGCCGCCGCCTTCACCAGTGGCGCTTGCTGCCCGCAGTCGAGCGGCGCTTCACCACCGGTGAACATGAAACTGACCAGCATGACCAGGTCGGAAATGTCGGGTTCGGAACCATCGCCGTTGATGTCGGCCTCTTCCATACATTCCGGGGCCACGCCCGAGGTGAACATGTAGGCGACCAGTTCAACCAGATCGGAGATGTCAGGGTCGGAACCGTCATGGTTGAAATCGCCACGCACCCGGCAGCAACCTGGATCGGGGTCAGCCGGTCCGCCGCCACCCATGAAACCACCGCCGCATCCGTATTCACCATCGCCGCCCGGCTCGGCCACGAACTGTCCGACCACGCAGGTGATGTTGTGCGCGCCGTCGGCCGCGAACGAGCCGCCGGTTCCTATTGCAACGCGTGCGATTACTACCGTGCTGTCGGCTGCCGCAAGTGCGGGCAGTAGTGTCAGCGACAAGAGCGCTAAGGCACCTAACTTGTGTTTTATTGAGTGTGTCATTGTGATCTCTCCTTTCATCCTACTTCTTGATGCAGACGGTGCCTTCGAGTGCGTGGATTCTGATAGCTTTATCCAGAGTCATACTGCTGCCCAGTTCATAGGTACCGGCTGTAACCAGCAGACGCCCGCCTTCGGTGGGAGCGGCGTTGTATCCAGCTTCGAAGTTATCGTAAGGTTGCGGAAGTGTGCCGATATTTGTCGGACCAGCGTAGCTGCCGTCGATATATTCCCAACCGGTGGGACTGCAATAGGCATAGGTTCTCGTGATGTCTGATCCGCTGGGTGAGGGAAGATCATAGAGACCGATCCAACCGTTACTTGAGCCGGACCAGCCGGCATTGATATAGAAGTAGGGCGCTACATCGGACCGGTAACCGTCGACAACAAGCATGTGATTGGAACTGGTGATCAATGTCGGCAACATTCCCTTCATGCATTTTTCCAGATAGACGTCGTGATCCGCCGTGACCTCGATAGTACCTCGATAGCCGAAGTGATCTTCGAGATCGTCCACGGTGGGAAAGGCGCCCGAACCGCCCACTTCGTAGTTCATGTCGACGGCCACCCCGGCCTGATACATGAGTCGGGCAACATCGGTGTTGGCAGCCGTCAGATTCGAGGTAGGCATGTTTTCCCACGGATATTCCTGAGTGTAATAGGCGACGCTATGACTGAACTGGATGGAGCCATTGTTGTCGGTGTAACTGTGAGAACCGGTACCCTCAAGCGGCCATTCACAGAAGCGCATCTTGATAGCCATAGCGGTAGCAACACATCCGGTCGGAACAGCGGCGCCGCCGTTTTGGGGTACCACCAGATCGTCATAGAAGCCACCCTGCCCCCATAGCACCGACGGCCACTTGTAGTATTCGGTATCATCGGCGCCGGCCGCTTTGTCCAGCCTGGCGCCACCTTTCATGCTTGAACGCAAGAGTGACCAATTCTCGTGGACCGTTTGCGATTTGTTTGCAATCTGTCGCTTGACTGCTGGTGCTACGAAGAACCGCATCATGTTGTTTTCGTTGTCGTCCTCATCCCATTTGAATTCGGATTCGACATCGAACGCGACCACCGGCTGGATAGCATCTTCACCGGCAACTATCACGTAGCCGGATGGTTCATAGCTGACGACGTAGGCCATCAGCTTGCCGTCGGCGGGATACACATCAAGCAAAGCATCTTCATCGACCAGGTAGCGGACCCGGCGGCCGGAAATGGCGGCCAGGCGTTCTTCACATTCGGACTTCGAGAGCTTGGTGTAATTGGCGTCGATCTCGGCTGAGTACCAGGCATCGGCCAGGGCGACGGCTTCGCTTTCGTCCACCGGGGCGGACTGGGCGGCGGAACTGCCGATCAGAAGGGCGAGCGTGGTACCTGCAACGAGACGGCCAAGTTTCTTATGTATGTTTGCGAGTGTCATTTTATGTTCCTCACTTTCCTTACTGCAAGTTTACCAATACGAGGACCAGACCTTCACCATCGTCGAGCGTGGTCATGGCCTTGCCAATAACAGTGCCGTGTGAACGAGTCGCGTCGGTCGCTTTCATCGCGTGTCCGGCGATATCGGATGTTGTGAGCAAGTCACCCGGCTTGATAGCGCCGTTGATTGCCGTTGCCTGACAGTAGACACGACCGGTCAGTGCGACCAATTGACCACCATCCAAGACACCTTGCTGGGACAGGGTCAGGCCGGGGTTGACACCACCGGCGCCGGAGATAATACCGGCCACGCGTTGATCGTATGCCTTAGTGCTGGCGCGAGTGTGACCGGGGTTGTTCTCATCGATTACAACGACCGCACCGGGGAGGAGATTGCCGCCGGTCATTTCAAACGGTTCGGCCAGATCGGAACCGCCGGTGATTTCGAGAATCTTAGTGGTGGTGGTGCCGGTTGCACCGTCGAGCTCGATTGTGGTCGTTTTGTCGGCTCTTTTAACTGAGAGCTTGGAGTCAACACCGCCGCCAAGAACAACGCCGCCCTCGGCGCGGATCTTAAACTGGTTGTCAGCTTTGGACCAAACGGTATCGGAGCGGTAGTCGGCCCAGACAAAAGACCCATCGTGGGTAGCACGAGCGTTGTAACCACCTGCCCAGGACATATAACCAGTGGCTTGATTATTGGTACCGCCCGGAACCGAAGCCCACTTGCCGGCTTTGTTATTGGTGCCACCGCTAACTGTACCAAAGTCACCGCTTACTCGGTTCGGTCTGTCTTTACCAAACGTCTCATCCTTGTAACCACCGCCACCAATAGTAGCGCCGTTGACGTCATCGCTGACCCAGTTGGTCGGATGGCCACCAATGATGCTTGGGGACTCATTATTGTAATAGCCGTTACTTGAACCTCTCGAGTATTTGATTTTGAAGGCTTGTTGACCATTGACCTTAACACGGAAGTCGGCCGAATCATTTGTGCCTAGCCAGTTAGAGTTTTCCAGCCCGTCGTTGCCCCAGACATTCCAGAATTTCTCATCGGGGTCAACCCAGGTGGCGGCTCCCGAGGAGTTGGACTGGAACAGGTAACCGGCCGAAGCGCCATCTTCCATTTTGAATGAACCGACCGTGATGCGGTTTTCAACAGTGAGAGTGCCCTCGATATCAA
Protein-coding regions in this window:
- a CDS encoding T9SS type A sorting domain-containing protein yields the protein MTHSIKHKLGALALLSLTLLPALAAADSTVVIARVAIGTGGSFAADGAHNITCVVGQFVAEPGGDGEYGCGGGFMGGGGPADPDPGCCRVRGDFNHDGSDPDISDLVELVAYMFTSGVAPECMEEADINGDGSEPDISDLVMLVSFMFTGGEAPLDCGQQAPLVKAAAISEESALKFTYDGEKTTIRLDSEVAIRGLQFDLLGDGALQVEKLIDDHVDMVAGFDEREVRIGILDLDGGELIASGEQVLLMLDGRYDVTSAMAVDAAGRAVYLSAVEEEALPDEYDLGDNYPNPFNPSTTIAFSLPKSSEVRLDVFNMLGQRVATIVNARLEAGKHEVTWGGKSDRGGTAASGVYFYRLTTTQFSDTKKMILLK
- a CDS encoding C10 family peptidase gives rise to the protein MTLANIHKKLGRLVAGTTLALLIGSSAAQSAPVDESEAVALADAWYSAEIDANYTKLSKSECEERLAAISGRRVRYLVDEDALLDVYPADGKLMAYVVSYEPSGYVIVAGEDAIQPVVAFDVESEFKWDEDDNENNMMRFFVAPAVKRQIANKSQTVHENWSLLRSSMKGGARLDKAAGADDTEYYKWPSVLWGQGGFYDDLVVPQNGGAAVPTGCVATAMAIKMRFCEWPLEGTGSHSYTDNNGSIQFSHSVAYYTQEYPWENMPTSNLTAANTDVARLMYQAGVAVDMNYEVGGSGAFPTVDDLEDHFGYRGTIEVTADHDVYLEKCMKGMLPTLITSSNHMLVVDGYRSDVAPYFYINAGWSGSSNGWIGLYDLPSPSGSDITRTYAYCSPTGWEYIDGSYAGPTNIGTLPQPYDNFEAGYNAAPTEGGRLLVTAGTYELGSSMTLDKAIRIHALEGTVCIKK